From a single Candidatus Neomarinimicrobiota bacterium genomic region:
- the metK gene encoding methionine adenosyltransferase has translation MKSRLFTSESVTEGHPDKMCDQISDAILDDIIGQDPDARVACETLTTTGLVLVAGEISTNCYSDIPKVIRKTLEDIGYTNPEYGLDYQDCSVLTSIHEQSENIAVGVDESDEHEQGAGDQGLMFGYACNETDVLMPLPIHLAHRVARRLADVRKDGTLPWVRPDGKSQVSVRYEDSRPVGVEKIVVAIQHDPDVSNDVIHSAIREKVIKPVCGDWYQDDTDCFINSTGIFEKGGPEADTGVTGRKIIVDTYGGYGRHGGGAFSGKDPSKVDRSASYMARYIAKNIVAAELAERCEIQLAYTIGRAEPVSVYVDSFGTGKLSDDKLEKIVNDNFPLTPKEIISYLDLKQPIYKATAAYGHFGREEKSFTWEKTDKAEELRQYMNGGN, from the coding sequence CGAGGGTGGCTTGTGAAACTTTGACTACTACCGGTCTGGTCCTTGTGGCCGGAGAAATCAGTACGAATTGCTATTCTGACATACCGAAGGTTATCCGTAAGACGCTTGAGGATATCGGCTATACGAACCCGGAATATGGATTGGATTATCAGGATTGTTCTGTCCTGACCTCCATCCATGAACAGAGTGAAAATATCGCTGTTGGCGTTGACGAATCAGATGAACATGAACAGGGAGCCGGCGATCAGGGTCTCATGTTCGGCTATGCCTGTAATGAGACAGATGTACTCATGCCTCTTCCAATTCATCTGGCGCATAGGGTGGCCAGAAGGCTGGCGGATGTTCGTAAGGATGGAACCCTCCCTTGGGTCAGGCCCGATGGGAAATCTCAGGTTTCTGTCCGCTACGAGGATTCCAGACCTGTAGGTGTTGAGAAAATTGTGGTCGCCATTCAGCATGATCCTGATGTGAGTAATGATGTTATACACAGCGCAATTCGAGAAAAAGTGATCAAACCTGTCTGTGGAGACTGGTATCAGGATGATACGGACTGCTTCATCAATTCAACAGGTATTTTTGAAAAAGGTGGGCCGGAAGCAGACACTGGTGTTACAGGAAGAAAGATCATCGTTGACACTTATGGCGGCTACGGCCGGCATGGTGGCGGTGCTTTTTCGGGCAAAGATCCATCCAAAGTAGATCGATCGGCTTCTTACATGGCGCGCTACATCGCGAAGAATATTGTTGCGGCTGAGCTGGCTGAAAGGTGCGAGATTCAATTGGCGTACACTATCGGGCGCGCTGAACCTGTCTCAGTTTATGTCGATTCCTTCGGGACAGGCAAATTGTCAGATGACAAGCTGGAGAAAATCGTGAATGATAACTTTCCATTGACTCCAAAGGAGATTATCAGCTATCTTGATCTCAAGCAGCCGATCTACAAAGCGACGGCGGCTTACGGACATTTCGGACGGGAAGAGAAGTCATTCACGTGGGAAAAAACTGACAAGGCTGAAGAATTAAGGCAATATATGAACGGAGGGAACTGA
- the ahcY gene encoding adenosylhomocysteinase, which yields MTDHHIKEIELAAEGKRLILWADRDMPVLTSIRERFNDEQPLKGIRLSACLHITAETANLARTLQAGGAEVVLCASNPLSTQDEVAASLVKDFGVSTYAINGENNDIYYDHIRAALDHKPHITLDDGADLVSMLHSDYQDEVSNVKCSMEETTTGVIRLRAMEKSGALKIPVVAVNDADSKHLFDNRYGTGQSTVEGIVRATGVLLAGKTFVVGGYGMCGRGLASRARGMGAHVIVTEVDPLRGLEAAMDGYTVMRMLQAAAIGDIFCTVTGNTTVLDVSHFEKMKDGTVVANSGHFNVEIDIDALEMLASEVKKDVKEFVDEYVMADGRRIYLLGEGRLINLVAAEGHPASVMDMSFSVQALMAEYTVRNDLPVSVHAVPREIDELVAGLKLKAMGIKIDALSNEQKEYLDSWESGT from the coding sequence GTGACGGATCATCACATTAAGGAGATAGAACTGGCAGCGGAAGGGAAACGTTTGATTCTGTGGGCGGACAGGGATATGCCGGTCCTTACATCCATCAGGGAAAGGTTCAACGATGAACAACCGCTGAAGGGCATCCGTCTCTCAGCTTGCCTTCACATTACAGCTGAAACAGCGAACCTTGCCAGAACACTTCAAGCCGGCGGTGCAGAGGTTGTCCTTTGCGCGTCTAATCCACTCTCCACCCAGGATGAGGTTGCCGCTTCACTGGTCAAGGATTTTGGAGTTAGCACCTACGCCATCAACGGAGAGAACAATGATATCTATTACGATCATATTCGAGCGGCCCTTGACCACAAACCTCATATTACCCTGGATGACGGTGCTGATCTCGTCAGTATGTTGCACTCAGACTATCAGGATGAAGTGTCTAACGTAAAATGCAGCATGGAAGAAACCACTACCGGCGTGATCCGACTAAGAGCTATGGAGAAGTCCGGTGCCCTCAAGATACCTGTCGTCGCGGTTAATGATGCGGATTCGAAACATCTATTTGATAATAGATACGGCACCGGTCAGTCTACAGTAGAAGGGATTGTCCGCGCGACGGGCGTGCTTCTGGCAGGAAAGACATTCGTGGTGGGTGGTTATGGTATGTGCGGTCGTGGACTTGCCTCGAGGGCGAGAGGCATGGGCGCACACGTGATTGTTACAGAAGTCGATCCGCTACGGGGGCTGGAGGCGGCGATGGACGGATACACAGTTATGCGTATGTTACAAGCAGCAGCCATTGGTGATATCTTCTGTACCGTCACCGGTAATACCACAGTACTTGATGTCAGCCACTTTGAGAAGATGAAGGACGGGACGGTTGTTGCAAACTCAGGACATTTCAACGTCGAAATCGATATTGATGCGCTTGAAATGCTGGCAAGTGAAGTAAAGAAAGATGTCAAAGAATTCGTTGATGAATATGTGATGGCCGATGGCAGAAGGATATATCTTTTGGGAGAGGGCAGGCTGATCAACCTTGTGGCTGCTGAGGGGCATCCGGCTTCGGTGATGGATATGAGTTTTTCTGTGCAGGCGTTAATGGCGGAATACACTGTCCGAAATGATCTTCCGGTGTCAGTTCACGCTGTGCCGCGAGAAATTGATGAATTGGTTGCAGGTTTGAAACTCAAGGCGATGGGTATCAAGATCGATGCCCTCTCCAACGAACAAAAAGAATACCTCGATTCTTGGGAAAGCGGGACGTAA